Proteins from a genomic interval of Pseudoruegeria sp. SHC-113:
- the hydA gene encoding dihydropyrimidinase — translation MSKVIKGGIVCTADRTWKADVLIEGEVIKQIGEDLTGDEYIDAEGAYVIPGGIDPHTHLEMPFMGTTAAETFESGTWAAAAGGTTMLVDFCLPGADGSIRNAINEWHRKSAPQICADIGYHMAITGWNENIFAEMEDAVKMGVNSFKHFMAYKGALMVEDDEMFASFQRCKELGALPMVHAENGDVVDLLQKEMLAKGITGPEGHAYSRPPEVEGEAANRAIMIADAVGTPLYIVHVSCEQAHEAIRRARQKGMRIYGEPLIQFLTLDESEYFKGDWMHSARRVMSPPFRGKEHQASLWAGLQSGSLQVVATDHAAFTSEQKLMGKDNFCLIPNGSNGLEERLAVLWTEGVETGRLTPSEFVAATSTNVAKILNIYPKKGAIVEGADADIVVWDPKISKKISASNHHSVLDYNVFEGFDVKAQARYTLSRGDVIWAWGQNSQPQPGRGRFVPRPPFASATQALSKWKELNSPRQIKRDPQNIPAGI, via the coding sequence ATGAGCAAAGTCATCAAGGGCGGCATCGTCTGTACCGCCGATCGCACCTGGAAGGCCGACGTCCTGATCGAGGGCGAGGTGATCAAGCAGATCGGCGAAGATCTGACGGGCGATGAATATATCGACGCCGAAGGGGCCTATGTGATCCCCGGCGGCATCGATCCACACACCCACCTAGAGATGCCCTTCATGGGCACAACCGCTGCGGAGACCTTTGAATCCGGCACATGGGCGGCGGCTGCCGGTGGCACGACGATGCTCGTGGATTTCTGCCTGCCCGGCGCCGATGGTTCGATCAGGAACGCCATCAACGAATGGCACCGCAAATCCGCCCCCCAGATCTGCGCCGACATCGGCTACCACATGGCGATCACGGGCTGGAACGAGAACATCTTCGCCGAGATGGAAGACGCGGTGAAGATGGGCGTGAACAGCTTCAAGCATTTCATGGCCTACAAGGGCGCGCTCATGGTGGAGGACGACGAGATGTTCGCCTCCTTCCAGCGCTGCAAGGAGTTGGGCGCGCTGCCCATGGTGCACGCGGAAAACGGCGATGTGGTGGATCTTCTGCAGAAGGAGATGCTCGCCAAGGGCATCACCGGGCCGGAAGGCCACGCCTATTCCCGCCCGCCGGAAGTGGAGGGCGAGGCCGCCAACCGCGCGATCATGATCGCCGATGCCGTGGGCACGCCGCTCTACATCGTGCACGTGTCTTGCGAGCAGGCCCATGAAGCCATCCGCCGCGCGCGCCAGAAAGGCATGCGCATCTACGGCGAGCCGCTGATCCAGTTCCTGACGCTGGATGAGAGCGAGTATTTCAAGGGCGACTGGATGCACTCCGCCCGCCGCGTGATGAGCCCGCCCTTCCGGGGCAAGGAGCATCAGGCGAGCCTCTGGGCCGGCCTGCAATCGGGCTCGCTGCAGGTGGTGGCCACCGATCACGCCGCATTCACCAGCGAACAGAAGCTCATGGGCAAGGACAATTTCTGCCTCATCCCCAACGGCTCGAACGGGCTTGAGGAACGGCTCGCGGTTCTGTGGACGGAAGGCGTGGAAACCGGCCGCCTGACGCCGAGCGAGTTTGTCGCCGCAACCTCAACAAACGTCGCCAAGATCCTGAATATCTACCCGAAAAAGGGCGCGATCGTGGAAGGGGCGGATGCCGATATCGTGGTCTGGGATCCGAAGATCTCCAAGAAGATCAGCGCATCGAACCACCACTCGGTACTGGATTACAACGTCTTCGAGGGCTTCGATGTGAAAGCGCAAGCGCGCTACACGCTCTCGCGCGGCGATGTGATCTGGGCCTGGGGCCAGAACAGCCAGCCGCAACCGGGTCGGGGCCGCTTCGTGCCGCGCCCGCCCTTTGCCTCTGCCACGCAGGCGCTGTCGAAGTGGAAAGAGCTCAACAGCCCGCGCCAGATCAAGCGCGATCCGCAGAACATCCCGGCCGGGATCTGA
- a CDS encoding calcium-binding protein, with product MRANLAIFTGTGGRDLLLGGAGADQLFGLDGRDELEGGAGGDLLDGGLGTDLASYRNALSRVWVDLSLGQGFLGDAIGDQFVSIEGLIGSAYADQLIGDAGGNILHGLAGNDVLEGGAGNDRLQGGIGADVLRGGDGYDTVTYVDSVFRVIVDLGGAVSGGDAAGDILSGIEAVTGSQQNDILTGDGGGNRLRGLDGLDVLRGMGGNDRLIGGAGFDSLDGGAGEDWAQYKASASGVTVNLATGQGSGGAAQGDTLANIENLLGSGFDDHLIGDAGANRLVGLGGDDTLEGGGGNDRLFGGLGGDHFDGGAGFDMAVFRDATQQLILNFRNDQYSGAATGDSFISVEGIIGTAFNDSIVTGDADNRLYGGAGNDFMDGGNGDDLLIGGAGADFMHGGPGIDTAGYRGSDAGVTVFTSGGLNTGGHAEGDVLSWIHNVNGSLFDDSLTGDVLENRFRGFDGDDRLTGRGASDDLTGGLGADRFCFVDLADHSGTVLASGAPIAGFAGADADRIRDFTSGEDLLCFEAAAFSGDVFNTNSVAALGLASATDTAFAFTGGTLFYISYASQADFAAGQATVQALAELDGVASLSAADFEFV from the coding sequence ATGCGCGCGAATTTGGCAATCTTCACAGGGACGGGAGGCCGCGATCTGCTGCTGGGCGGGGCCGGGGCGGATCAACTCTTCGGGCTGGACGGGCGCGATGAGCTGGAAGGCGGCGCGGGCGGCGATCTGCTGGATGGCGGGCTTGGCACTGATCTCGCCTCCTACCGCAACGCGCTGTCGCGCGTCTGGGTGGATCTCTCGCTCGGGCAGGGCTTTCTGGGCGATGCCATCGGCGATCAGTTTGTCTCGATCGAGGGGCTGATCGGCTCGGCCTATGCCGATCAGCTGATTGGCGATGCGGGCGGCAATATCCTGCACGGGCTCGCGGGCAACGATGTGCTGGAGGGCGGCGCGGGCAATGACAGGCTGCAGGGTGGCATCGGGGCGGATGTGCTGCGGGGCGGCGATGGCTATGACACCGTCACCTATGTCGACTCGGTCTTCCGCGTGATTGTCGATCTGGGCGGCGCGGTTTCGGGGGGTGATGCGGCGGGCGATATCCTGAGCGGGATCGAAGCCGTCACCGGCTCGCAGCAGAACGATATCCTCACTGGCGATGGTGGGGGCAACCGTCTGCGCGGGCTCGACGGGCTCGACGTCCTGCGCGGCATGGGCGGCAACGACAGGCTCATCGGCGGGGCCGGGTTTGACAGCCTTGATGGCGGCGCGGGCGAGGATTGGGCGCAGTACAAGGCCTCGGCGTCCGGGGTGACGGTCAACCTTGCCACCGGGCAGGGCAGCGGCGGCGCGGCGCAGGGCGATACCCTCGCCAATATCGAGAACCTGCTCGGCTCCGGGTTCGATGACCACTTGATCGGGGATGCGGGCGCGAACCGGCTTGTGGGCCTTGGCGGCGATGACACGCTGGAAGGTGGCGGGGGCAATGACCGGCTGTTCGGCGGCCTTGGCGGCGATCATTTCGACGGCGGCGCAGGCTTTGATATGGCTGTTTTCCGAGACGCGACCCAGCAGCTGATCCTGAACTTCCGCAACGATCAGTATTCCGGCGCGGCAACGGGGGACAGCTTCATCTCTGTCGAGGGGATCATCGGCACAGCCTTCAACGATTCCATCGTCACAGGCGATGCCGACAACCGCCTGTACGGCGGCGCGGGCAATGATTTCATGGATGGTGGCAATGGGGATGATCTGTTGATCGGCGGCGCGGGGGCGGATTTCATGCATGGCGGGCCGGGGATCGACACGGCGGGCTATCGCGGCTCCGATGCCGGGGTGACGGTCTTCACCTCGGGCGGGCTCAACACCGGGGGCCATGCCGAGGGCGACGTGCTGAGCTGGATTCACAACGTCAACGGCTCGCTCTTTGACGACAGCCTTACCGGGGATGTGCTGGAAAACCGCTTTCGCGGGTTTGACGGCGACGACAGGCTCACCGGGCGCGGTGCGTCCGACGATCTGACGGGCGGGCTGGGGGCGGATCGCTTCTGCTTCGTGGATCTGGCCGATCACAGCGGCACGGTGCTCGCCAGCGGCGCGCCCATCGCGGGTTTTGCGGGGGCGGATGCCGACAGGATCCGGGATTTCACCTCCGGCGAGGATCTGCTGTGTTTCGAGGCCGCGGCTTTCTCTGGCGATGTGTTCAACACAAATAGCGTTGCCGCGCTGGGGCTGGCCTCGGCCACGGACACAGCCTTCGCCTTCACTGGCGGCACGCTCTTCTATATCTCCTACGCCTCCCAAGCGGATTTCGCGGCGGGGCAGGCCACGGTGCAGGCCTTGGCCGAGTTGGACGGCGTGGCGAGCCTTTCGGCGGCGGATTTCGAGTTCGTCTGA
- a CDS encoding ABC transporter substrate-binding protein → MNKLLSTTLAGALAFAAGSASAADDLTLQLKWVTQAQFAGYYVALEKGFYEEADLNVTIKPGGPDIAPTQVIAGGGADVTVEWMPAALAAREKGLPLVNIAQPFKSSGMMLTCRKDTGITSPEDFGGKTLGVWFFGNEFPFLSWMSQLGYSTDGGDGVTVLKQGFNVDPILQGQADCVSTMTYNEYWQIIDAGLTPEDLVTFKYEEQGVATLEDGLYVLEEKLADEAEVDKLARFVAASMKGWKYAEENPDEAADIVLEYDETGAQTEAHQKRMMGEIAKLTAGSNGALDPADYERTVATLLAGGSDPVISAAPEGAYTLAITDAALK, encoded by the coding sequence ATGAACAAACTGCTGTCCACCACGCTCGCCGGCGCGCTTGCTTTCGCCGCTGGCAGCGCATCCGCCGCCGATGATCTGACGCTGCAGCTCAAATGGGTCACGCAGGCCCAGTTCGCGGGCTACTACGTGGCGCTGGAGAAGGGCTTTTACGAGGAAGCCGACCTCAACGTCACCATCAAGCCCGGCGGCCCCGACATCGCCCCGACGCAGGTGATCGCAGGCGGTGGTGCCGATGTGACCGTCGAATGGATGCCCGCCGCGCTGGCCGCGCGTGAAAAGGGCCTGCCGCTCGTCAACATCGCGCAGCCGTTCAAATCTTCCGGCATGATGCTGACCTGCCGCAAGGACACCGGCATCACCTCGCCGGAGGATTTCGGCGGCAAGACGCTGGGGGTCTGGTTCTTCGGCAATGAATTCCCCTTCCTGAGCTGGATGAGCCAGCTCGGTTATTCCACCGATGGCGGCGACGGGGTGACCGTGCTGAAGCAGGGCTTCAACGTGGATCCGATCCTGCAAGGCCAGGCCGATTGCGTCTCCACCATGACGTATAACGAATACTGGCAGATCATCGATGCCGGCCTCACGCCGGAGGATTTGGTGACGTTCAAATACGAAGAGCAGGGCGTTGCGACGCTGGAAGACGGGCTCTACGTGTTGGAAGAGAAGCTCGCCGATGAAGCCGAAGTGGACAAGCTGGCCCGCTTCGTGGCCGCCTCCATGAAGGGCTGGAAATACGCCGAGGAAAACCCGGACGAGGCCGCCGACATCGTGCTCGAATACGACGAGACCGGTGCCCAGACCGAGGCACACCAGAAGCGCATGATGGGTGAGATTGCCAAGCTCACCGCCGGCTCCAACGGCGCGCTTGATCCGGCCGACTACGAGCGCACCGTGGCGACGCTGCTCGCGGGTGGCTCCGATCCGGTGATCTCCGCGGCGCCGGAAGGGGCTTACACGCTTGCGATCACGGATGCCGCGCTGAAGTAA
- a CDS encoding Zn-dependent hydrolase translates to MPAPGENMKINGQRLWDSLMEMAKIGPGVAGGNNRQTLTDEDAEGRALFQSWCEAAGMSMGVDEIGNMFARREGTDPDALPVYVGSHLDTQPTGGKYDGVLGVLGGLELVRTLNDLGVKTKHPIVVTNWTNEEGTRYAPAMLASGVFTGRHTLDWAFDRVDAAGKRFGDELERIGWKGDEKVGARKMHAMFELHIEQGPILEAEGKDIGVVTHGQGLRWIECTVTGKESHTGSTPMHMRKNAGRGLALITELVHEIAMKNQPNAVGAIGHIDVYPNSRNIIPGKVGFTIDMRTHLLDKLNAMVDELMDRAPKLCEEIGVEFSAEIVGQFDPPAFDEACVKAVRDAAERLGYSHMDIISGAGHDACWINDVAPTAMIMCPCVDGLSHNEAEEITKEWATAGADVLLHAVVETAEIVE, encoded by the coding sequence ATGCCCGCCCCCGGCGAGAATATGAAGATCAACGGCCAGCGCCTGTGGGACAGCCTGATGGAAATGGCCAAAATCGGCCCCGGCGTGGCGGGTGGCAACAATCGCCAGACGCTGACCGACGAGGATGCCGAGGGGCGCGCCCTGTTCCAGAGCTGGTGCGAAGCCGCCGGGATGAGCATGGGCGTGGATGAGATTGGCAATATGTTTGCCCGCCGCGAGGGCACCGACCCTGACGCGCTGCCCGTCTACGTGGGCAGCCATCTGGACACCCAGCCCACCGGCGGCAAATACGACGGCGTGTTGGGTGTGCTGGGCGGGCTTGAACTGGTGCGCACGCTCAATGATCTGGGCGTGAAAACCAAACACCCCATCGTTGTCACCAACTGGACGAACGAGGAAGGCACCCGCTACGCGCCCGCCATGCTGGCCTCGGGCGTCTTCACGGGCCGCCACACGCTGGACTGGGCGTTTGATCGCGTCGATGCCGCCGGAAAGCGCTTCGGCGATGAGTTGGAACGCATCGGCTGGAAGGGCGATGAGAAGGTGGGGGCGCGCAAGATGCATGCCATGTTCGAGCTGCACATCGAACAGGGCCCGATTCTGGAGGCCGAAGGCAAGGACATCGGCGTCGTCACCCACGGGCAGGGCTTGCGCTGGATCGAATGCACCGTGACGGGCAAGGAAAGCCACACCGGCTCCACGCCCATGCACATGCGCAAGAACGCAGGCCGTGGCCTCGCGCTGATCACCGAGTTGGTGCATGAGATCGCGATGAAGAACCAGCCGAACGCCGTGGGCGCCATCGGCCATATCGACGTCTACCCCAATTCGCGCAACATCATCCCCGGCAAGGTCGGGTTCACCATCGACATGCGCACCCACCTCCTGGACAAGCTCAACGCCATGGTGGACGAGCTGATGGATCGCGCACCCAAGCTTTGCGAGGAGATCGGCGTGGAGTTTTCCGCCGAGATCGTCGGCCAGTTCGATCCGCCCGCCTTCGATGAGGCCTGCGTGAAGGCCGTGCGCGATGCCGCTGAACGGCTTGGCTATTCCCACATGGACATCATTTCGGGCGCGGGCCACGATGCCTGCTGGATCAACGATGTCGCCCCCACGGCGATGATCATGTGCCCCTGCGTGGACGGGCTATCGCACAATGAAGCCGAAGAGATCACGAAGGAATGGGCCACGGCGGGCGCGGATGTGCTACTACATGCCGTAGTGGAAACCGCGGAGATCGTCGAATGA
- a CDS encoding aspartate aminotransferase family protein, with translation MALDQKSAPNDLSAFWMPFTSNRQFKKTPRMFVSADGMFYKTGDGREVLDGTAGLWCCNAGHNQPKIVEAIRQQAGELDYAPAFQMGHPKAFELATKLCDMAPEPFEHAFFTNSGSESVETALKIALAYHRARGEGSRTRLIGRERGYHGVNFGGISVGGIVNNRRHFGTLLAGVDHLPATHLPAQNAFTRGQPEHGAELAEDLERIVALHGAETIAAVIVEPMAGSTGVLLPPKGYLERLREICTKHGIILIFDEVITGFGRLGSSFAAEHFGVMPDLITCAKGLTNGVIPMGAVLATAEIHDAFMQGPEHMIELFHGYTYSGNPIASAAGLATLETYREQGLFERAAALAPYWEEGLHSLKGLPHVIDIRNMGLIGAVELSPIAGEPTKRAFQAFLDCYEKGVLIRTTGDIIAMSPPLIIEKSHIDQLFGTLADVLKTLD, from the coding sequence ATGGCACTGGATCAGAAATCGGCCCCGAACGACCTTTCGGCGTTCTGGATGCCTTTCACATCGAACCGCCAGTTCAAGAAAACCCCGCGCATGTTCGTCTCCGCTGACGGCATGTTCTACAAAACCGGCGATGGCCGCGAGGTGCTCGATGGCACGGCGGGCTTGTGGTGCTGCAACGCGGGCCACAACCAGCCCAAGATCGTGGAGGCGATCCGCCAGCAGGCCGGCGAGCTGGATTACGCGCCCGCCTTCCAAATGGGCCACCCCAAGGCTTTTGAGCTGGCCACCAAGCTCTGTGACATGGCGCCTGAGCCGTTTGAACATGCGTTCTTCACCAATTCTGGCTCCGAAAGCGTTGAAACAGCGCTGAAAATCGCGCTGGCCTATCACCGCGCGCGCGGCGAGGGCAGCCGCACCCGGCTGATCGGGCGCGAGCGGGGATATCACGGCGTGAACTTCGGCGGCATTTCCGTGGGCGGCATCGTCAACAACCGCCGCCATTTCGGCACGCTGCTGGCCGGCGTGGATCACCTCCCGGCGACCCATCTGCCCGCGCAGAACGCCTTCACGCGCGGCCAGCCCGAACATGGCGCGGAGCTGGCGGAGGATCTGGAGCGCATCGTCGCGCTCCATGGCGCGGAAACCATCGCCGCCGTGATCGTGGAGCCGATGGCAGGCTCCACCGGCGTGCTGCTGCCGCCGAAGGGCTACCTCGAACGCCTGCGCGAGATCTGCACGAAACACGGCATCATCCTGATTTTCGATGAGGTGATCACCGGCTTCGGGCGGCTCGGCTCCTCCTTCGCGGCGGAGCATTTCGGCGTGATGCCGGATCTGATCACCTGCGCCAAGGGGCTGACCAACGGCGTGATCCCCATGGGCGCGGTGCTGGCCACGGCCGAGATCCACGATGCCTTCATGCAGGGCCCCGAGCACATGATCGAGCTGTTCCACGGCTACACCTATTCCGGCAACCCGATCGCCTCGGCCGCCGGTCTGGCGACGCTGGAAACCTACCGCGAGCAGGGGCTCTTTGAACGCGCCGCCGCGCTGGCTCCCTATTGGGAAGAGGGGCTGCACAGCCTGAAGGGCCTGCCCCATGTGATCGACATTCGCAATATGGGACTCATCGGCGCGGTGGAGCTTTCGCCCATCGCGGGCGAGCCCACCAAACGCGCTTTTCAGGCCTTCCTCGATTGCTACGAGAAGGGCGTGTTGATCCGCACCACGGGGGACATCATCGCCATGTCGCCGCCGCTGATCATCGAGAAATCCCATATCGATCAGCTCTTTGGCACGCTTGCAGACGTGCTGAAGACACTCGACTGA
- a CDS encoding ABC transporter ATP-binding protein, producing the protein MSQSPVIRANHLDLTFQTNDGPIHALKDVSLDIAKGEFVSFIGPSGCGKTTFLRCIAALEHPTGGEISVNGMTPDEARQKRAYGYVFQAAGLYPWRTIGGNIKLPLEIMGYSKDDQAARVKDVLQLVDLAGFEKKYPWQLSGGMQQRASIARALAFDADILLMDEPFGALDEIVRDHLNEQLLKLWAATEKTIGFVTHSIPEAVYLSTKIVVMSPRPGRITDVIESSLPKERPLDIRDTPEFLDIAHRVREGLRAGHAYDD; encoded by the coding sequence GTGAGCCAATCCCCTGTGATCCGGGCCAACCACCTCGACCTGACGTTCCAGACGAACGACGGCCCCATCCACGCGCTGAAAGACGTGAGCCTCGACATTGCCAAAGGGGAGTTCGTCTCCTTCATCGGCCCCTCGGGCTGCGGCAAGACAACCTTCCTGCGATGCATCGCGGCGCTGGAACACCCCACCGGCGGCGAGATCTCCGTCAACGGCATGACACCGGACGAAGCCCGCCAGAAACGCGCCTATGGCTATGTGTTTCAGGCCGCGGGCCTCTACCCTTGGCGCACCATCGGCGGCAACATCAAACTGCCGCTGGAGATCATGGGCTACAGCAAGGACGATCAGGCCGCTCGCGTGAAGGACGTTCTGCAACTCGTTGATCTTGCAGGCTTTGAGAAGAAATACCCCTGGCAACTTTCCGGCGGTATGCAGCAGCGCGCCTCCATCGCGCGCGCGCTGGCCTTTGATGCCGACATCCTGCTGATGGACGAACCCTTCGGCGCGCTGGACGAAATCGTGCGCGACCACCTCAACGAGCAACTTCTCAAGCTCTGGGCCGCCACCGAGAAAACCATCGGCTTTGTCACCCATTCGATTCCCGAAGCCGTCTATCTCTCCACCAAGATCGTCGTCATGTCCCCGCGCCCGGGGCGGATCACCGATGTGATCGAAAGCTCCCTGCCCAAAGAGCGCCCGCTCGACATCCGCGACACGCCAGAATTCCTCGACATCGCCCACCGCGTCCGGGAGGGCCTGCGCGCAGGCCACGCCTATGATGACTGA
- a CDS encoding ABC transporter permease, which translates to MSALLFALLFWAAATWVAVRIANSPASTTLAGKLAVPLILGVTILVVWEGVVRGLNVPAVILPAPSTIGATFAGSLPILWGDFVQTFVKGALSGYVIGCGAAFLTAILIDRSKFLQAGLLPVGNFLAAMPIIGTAPILVMWFGFDWQSKAAVVVLMVFFPMLVNCVQGLQESSHMQRDLMRTYSASYWQTLLKLRLPAAMPFIFNGLKISTTLALIGAIVAEFFGSPIKGMGFRISTEVGRLGLDMVWAEITVAALAGSAFYGAVALIERGVTFWHPSQRR; encoded by the coding sequence ATGAGCGCGCTCCTGTTTGCCTTGCTGTTCTGGGCCGCAGCCACCTGGGTGGCGGTGCGGATCGCCAATTCCCCCGCAAGCACCACGCTGGCTGGCAAGCTTGCGGTGCCGCTGATCCTGGGTGTCACCATCCTTGTGGTCTGGGAGGGCGTGGTGCGCGGGCTGAATGTGCCAGCGGTCATCCTGCCCGCGCCAAGCACCATCGGGGCCACTTTCGCCGGGAGCCTGCCGATCCTCTGGGGCGATTTCGTGCAGACCTTTGTGAAGGGCGCGCTTTCGGGCTATGTGATCGGCTGCGGCGCGGCCTTCCTCACTGCGATCCTGATTGATAGGTCGAAATTCCTTCAGGCCGGGCTCCTGCCGGTGGGCAACTTCCTTGCGGCCATGCCGATCATCGGCACCGCGCCGATCCTTGTGATGTGGTTCGGCTTCGACTGGCAGTCCAAGGCGGCCGTGGTGGTACTCATGGTCTTCTTCCCGATGCTCGTGAACTGCGTGCAGGGCCTGCAGGAAAGCAGCCATATGCAGCGCGACCTGATGCGCACCTATTCGGCCTCCTACTGGCAGACGCTCCTGAAGCTGCGTCTGCCCGCCGCGATGCCCTTCATCTTCAACGGGCTCAAAATCTCGACAACCCTGGCCCTGATCGGCGCGATCGTGGCCGAATTCTTCGGCTCTCCCATCAAGGGCATGGGCTTTCGCATTTCCACCGAGGTGGGGCGGCTCGGGCTTGATATGGTCTGGGCGGAAATCACCGTTGCGGCGCTGGCCGGTTCGGCCTTCTATGGTGCCGTGGCATTGATAGAGCGGGGGGTGACCTTCTGGCACCCGTCGCAAAGACGATAA
- a CDS encoding ABC transporter permease, whose amino-acid sequence MRSLLAVLTVLAVIVAIWYLAAIQMNAKWTRDQAARAGVELSFSEVVADTMQQERPVLPAPHQVAKELWATTVEKKVTSKRSLVFHGWITLSSTVVGFLIGTCAGILLAVGIVHSRAMDMSVMPWAIASQTIPILAIAPMIIVVLNSVGIQGLLPKAFISAYLSFFPVVVGMVKGLRAPDAMQLDLMKTYSASRTEVFWKLRLPSSMPYFFASMKVAIAAALVGAIVAELPAGAIRGLGARMLTGSYYGQTIQIWSALFMAALLAACLVGLVGVAQKVTLKKMGMAR is encoded by the coding sequence ATGCGTAGCCTGCTGGCGGTTCTCACGGTTTTGGCGGTGATCGTGGCCATTTGGTATCTGGCCGCGATCCAGATGAACGCCAAATGGACCCGCGATCAGGCGGCGCGTGCCGGGGTCGAGTTGAGCTTTTCCGAGGTGGTCGCCGACACCATGCAACAGGAACGCCCGGTTCTGCCTGCGCCGCATCAGGTGGCGAAAGAGCTTTGGGCGACGACGGTGGAGAAGAAGGTCACCTCCAAGCGCTCGCTGGTGTTTCATGGTTGGATCACGCTTTCCTCCACGGTTGTCGGTTTCCTGATCGGCACCTGTGCCGGGATCCTGCTTGCGGTGGGGATCGTGCACAGCCGGGCGATGGACATGAGCGTGATGCCCTGGGCCATCGCGAGCCAGACGATCCCGATCCTCGCCATCGCCCCGATGATCATCGTGGTGCTGAATTCCGTTGGCATTCAGGGGCTTCTGCCCAAGGCTTTCATCTCGGCCTACTTGAGCTTTTTCCCAGTCGTCGTGGGCATGGTGAAGGGGCTGCGCGCGCCGGATGCGATGCAGCTTGACCTGATGAAGACCTATTCCGCCTCCCGCACGGAAGTCTTTTGGAAGCTGCGGCTGCCAAGCTCCATGCCCTACTTCTTTGCCTCGATGAAGGTCGCCATCGCGGCTGCGCTCGTGGGGGCCATCGTGGCGGAACTGCCCGCGGGCGCGATCCGGGGGCTGGGCGCGCGGATGCTGACCGGGAGCTATTACGGCCAGACGATCCAGATCTGGTCGGCGCTCTTCATGGCAGCGCTTCTGGCGGCCTGTCTCGTGGGCCTTGTGGGCGTGGCGCAGAAGGTCACCCTTAAGAAGATGGGGATGGCCCGATGA